One region of Mycolicibacterium insubricum genomic DNA includes:
- a CDS encoding NAD(P)H-dependent amine dehydrogenase family protein, whose translation MTLRVAQIGTGNVGRHALAALITHPDYELTGVWVSSDAKAGRDAGDLAGLDVHTGVQAVTDLDEILAAKPDCVVYTALADHRLPEALEDYRRILAAGVNAVGTGPVFLQYPWDVIPDELITPLTDAMAAGGSSLFVGGIDPGFANDVLPLALAGNCQSIEQVRCMEIVDYATYDSATVMFDVMGFGRPLDEIPLLLMPGVLSMAWGSVVRQLAAGLGLTLDGLEEMYLREPAPEDFDIAAGHIPAGSAAALRFEVIGLVDGAPAVVLEHVTRLREDLCPHWPQPAQPGGSYRIEITGEPSYALDLCLGSTRGDHNHAGLVATAMRVVNAIPAVVAAEPGLRTTLDLPLIAGVGRYAAP comes from the coding sequence ATGACACTGCGGGTAGCCCAAATCGGAACCGGGAACGTCGGCCGGCACGCCCTGGCGGCGTTGATCACCCACCCCGACTACGAGCTGACCGGGGTGTGGGTGTCCTCGGACGCCAAGGCGGGCCGCGACGCCGGGGACCTGGCCGGCCTCGATGTGCACACCGGGGTGCAGGCGGTGACCGACCTCGACGAGATCCTGGCCGCCAAGCCCGACTGCGTGGTCTACACCGCGCTGGCCGATCACCGGCTGCCCGAGGCGCTGGAGGACTACCGGCGCATCCTGGCCGCCGGGGTCAACGCCGTCGGCACCGGGCCGGTGTTCCTGCAGTACCCGTGGGACGTCATTCCCGACGAGCTGATCACCCCGCTGACCGACGCCATGGCGGCGGGAGGCTCCAGCCTGTTCGTCGGCGGCATCGACCCCGGTTTCGCCAACGACGTGCTGCCGCTGGCGCTGGCCGGAAATTGCCAGAGCATCGAGCAGGTCCGGTGCATGGAGATCGTTGACTACGCCACCTATGACTCCGCGACGGTGATGTTCGACGTGATGGGATTCGGCCGCCCGCTCGACGAGATCCCGCTGCTGCTGATGCCCGGCGTGCTGAGCATGGCGTGGGGGTCGGTGGTCCGGCAGCTGGCCGCCGGGCTGGGGCTCACGCTCGACGGGCTCGAGGAGATGTACCTGCGCGAACCGGCGCCGGAGGATTTCGACATCGCCGCCGGGCACATCCCGGCCGGCAGCGCCGCCGCGCTGCGGTTCGAGGTGATCGGCTTGGTCGACGGCGCCCCGGCCGTCGTCCTCGAGCACGTCACCCGGCTGCGGGAGGATCTGTGCCCGCACTGGCCGCAGCCCGCGCAGCCGGGCGGGTCGTACCGGATCGAGATCACCGGGGAGCCGTCGTACGCGCTGGATCTGTGCCTGGGCAGCACCCGCGGGGACCACAACCACGCCGGGCTGGTCGCCACCGCGATGCGGGTGGTCAATGCGATTCCCGCGGTGGTCGCCGCGGAGCCCGGCCTGAGGACGACATTGGACCTACCATTGATAGCAGGGGTCGGGCGCTACGCTGCGCCGTAG
- a CDS encoding Nramp family divalent metal transporter yields MTPNPTSPRARRGPRLPALYLLGPAFVAAIAYVDPGNVAANVSAGSQFGFLLLWVIVVANVMAGLVQYLSAKLGLVTGTTLPEAIAARSGTAARIGFWAQAELVAVATDLAEVVGGALALYLLFGLPLLAGGVVTGAVSLLLLVVQDRRGQRTFERVISGLLLVIAIGFLSSLFVDPPAPADMASGLVPRFDGLESILLAAAILGATVMPHAVYLHSGLVIDRHGRFEPGPKRTRLLAATRWDVVLAMLIAGAVNIAMLLVAATHLQGRPDTDSIEGAYAAVRDSLGPTVALLFAVGLLASGLASSSIGAYAGAMIMDGMLKVSVPLLVRRFVTLLPAIVVLALHVDPSRALVLSQVALSFGIPFAVLPLIRLTSDRALMGDDVNHRISTVLGWLVAIVISVLNLVLVYQTFAG; encoded by the coding sequence GTGACCCCCAATCCGACATCGCCGCGCGCGCGCCGCGGGCCCCGGCTGCCTGCCCTCTATCTGCTGGGGCCGGCGTTCGTGGCGGCGATCGCCTACGTCGATCCGGGCAATGTCGCGGCCAACGTCAGCGCGGGGTCCCAGTTCGGTTTCCTGCTGCTGTGGGTGATCGTGGTGGCCAACGTGATGGCCGGCCTGGTGCAGTACCTGTCGGCCAAACTCGGCCTGGTGACCGGCACCACCCTGCCGGAGGCGATCGCTGCGCGCAGCGGCACCGCGGCCCGGATCGGGTTCTGGGCGCAGGCCGAGCTGGTGGCGGTGGCCACCGATCTGGCAGAGGTGGTCGGCGGCGCGCTGGCGTTGTACCTGCTGTTCGGGCTGCCCCTGCTGGCCGGCGGCGTCGTCACCGGAGCGGTGTCGCTGCTGTTGCTGGTGGTGCAGGACCGTCGCGGTCAGCGGACCTTCGAGCGGGTGATCAGCGGGTTGCTGCTGGTGATCGCGATCGGCTTCCTGTCCAGCCTGTTCGTCGACCCGCCCGCGCCGGCGGACATGGCATCCGGCCTGGTTCCCCGGTTCGACGGCCTCGAGTCCATCCTGCTGGCCGCCGCGATCCTGGGCGCGACGGTGATGCCGCACGCGGTGTACCTGCACTCCGGGCTGGTGATCGACCGGCACGGCCGGTTCGAGCCCGGGCCGAAGCGGACCCGGCTGCTGGCCGCCACCCGCTGGGACGTGGTGCTGGCGATGCTGATCGCCGGCGCGGTGAACATCGCCATGCTGCTGGTGGCCGCGACCCATCTGCAGGGGCGTCCGGACACCGACTCCATCGAGGGCGCCTACGCCGCGGTTCGTGACTCACTCGGCCCGACGGTGGCGCTGCTGTTCGCCGTCGGCCTGCTGGCCTCGGGCCTGGCGTCGAGTTCGATCGGCGCCTACGCCGGCGCGATGATCATGGACGGCATGCTGAAAGTGTCTGTGCCGCTTCTGGTCAGACGGTTCGTGACGCTACTGCCGGCGATCGTTGTGCTGGCCCTGCACGTCGATCCCAGCCGCGCGCTGGTGCTCTCGCAAGTGGCGCTGTCGTTCGGCATCCCGTTCGCGGTGCTGCCGTTGATCCGTTTGACCAGCGACCGCGCCCTGATGGGCGACGACGTCAACCACCGGATCAGCACCGTTCTCGGCTGGCTGGTGGCGATCGTCATCTCGGTGCTGAACCTGGTGCTCGTCTACCAAACCTTCGCCGGTTGA
- a CDS encoding TIGR03621 family F420-dependent LLM class oxidoreductase, translating to MSKDFRFGVGLRAVRSLREWTESVRRCEDLGYDVLNVPDHLGAIAPFPALAAAAAVTNRIRLGTFVLNACFYKPALLARDAADLAILSDGRLDLGLGAGYVAEEFTAAELPFPPAGARVDYLEHVADHLRRELPELPLLIAGNGPRVLTVAARHAQLIGLTGSDEAPGLAGRIGWVREAAGERFDDLVLNLAITAVPTDSSGLANLSLTRRFSPGRTDEQLLAMPSVLSGSPAEMADNLRGYRDRYGLTYFTVQGEHAAAFAPVIEILR from the coding sequence GTGAGCAAGGACTTCCGTTTCGGTGTCGGCTTGCGCGCAGTGCGCTCGTTACGGGAGTGGACCGAATCGGTCCGCCGCTGCGAGGACCTCGGGTACGACGTGCTCAACGTGCCCGACCACCTCGGGGCGATCGCGCCGTTCCCCGCACTGGCCGCGGCGGCGGCGGTCACCAACCGCATCCGGTTGGGCACCTTCGTGCTCAACGCCTGCTTCTACAAGCCGGCGCTGCTCGCCCGCGACGCCGCCGACCTGGCCATCCTCAGCGACGGCCGGTTGGACCTCGGCCTGGGCGCCGGCTACGTCGCCGAGGAGTTCACAGCCGCGGAGCTGCCGTTCCCCCCGGCGGGGGCCCGGGTCGACTACCTCGAGCACGTCGCCGATCACCTGCGCCGAGAGCTGCCCGAACTGCCGCTGCTGATCGCCGGCAACGGTCCTCGGGTACTGACCGTTGCGGCCCGGCACGCCCAGTTGATCGGCCTGACCGGCTCCGATGAGGCTCCCGGCCTGGCCGGCCGCATCGGCTGGGTCCGCGAGGCGGCCGGCGAACGGTTTGACGATCTGGTGCTGAATCTGGCGATTACCGCCGTACCGACCGATTCGTCAGGGTTGGCAAACCTATCTTTGACTCGGCGGTTCTCACCGGGACGCACCGACGAGCAGCTGCTGGCGATGCCCAGCGTACTGTCCGGGTCACCCGCGGAAATGGCCGATAACCTGCGCGGATACCGTGACCGATACGGCCTGACCTACTTCACCGTGCAGGGTGAGCACGCCGCGGCATTCGCCCCGGTGATCGAAATTCTCCGCTAA
- a CDS encoding DUF3349 domain-containing protein: MSDFVNKAVTWVRTGYPAEAPRHGYLPLLALAPRRPTPNF; this comes from the coding sequence ATGAGCGATTTTGTCAACAAGGCCGTGACCTGGGTACGGACCGGCTACCCCGCCGAGGCACCACGCCACGGCTACCTGCCCCTGCTGGCACTGGCGCCCCGGCGCCCAACGCCGAACTTCTAG
- a CDS encoding NADPH:quinone oxidoreductase family protein, with product MNGRSEKMKAWVATSLTGEAGLELRELPEPECGPGRVRIAIHAVSLNYPDTLITRGKYQLQVEPPFVPGSEAAGVIVEVGPGVTGLTVGDRVLTIGGLGAFADQIVVDPAAQQVHVIPDEMSFEEAAGFGMVYGTAMHALRQRGQIQPGETVLVLGAAGGCGSAAVAVASMMGARVIAAASSAQKCAFAQGFGATEAVNYGKHDLREQVMTVTGGDGVDVLFDPVGGALFEQARRCLAWNGRYLVIGFAAGGIPVMPANYALIKSISMIGVAFGMSAVRDPQMNHANFATLFGWYRQGRLPVAPSSIIAFDEIPDACAQMYSGGGVGKTVVRVER from the coding sequence GTGAACGGACGGAGCGAGAAGATGAAGGCCTGGGTGGCAACCAGCCTCACCGGTGAAGCCGGTCTGGAACTGCGCGAACTCCCGGAACCCGAATGCGGTCCCGGCCGGGTTCGCATCGCGATTCACGCGGTGTCGTTGAACTACCCGGACACGTTGATCACCCGCGGCAAGTACCAGCTGCAGGTGGAGCCGCCGTTCGTTCCGGGCAGCGAGGCCGCCGGGGTGATCGTGGAGGTCGGTCCCGGTGTTACCGGGCTGACGGTGGGGGACCGGGTGCTGACCATCGGCGGTCTGGGCGCCTTCGCCGACCAGATCGTGGTGGATCCGGCCGCCCAGCAGGTCCACGTGATCCCCGACGAGATGAGCTTCGAGGAGGCCGCCGGCTTCGGCATGGTCTACGGGACGGCGATGCACGCGCTGCGGCAGCGCGGCCAGATCCAGCCGGGGGAGACCGTGCTGGTACTCGGCGCGGCCGGCGGTTGCGGCAGCGCGGCGGTCGCCGTGGCGTCCATGATGGGCGCCCGGGTGATTGCCGCGGCGTCCAGCGCGCAGAAGTGCGCGTTCGCCCAGGGCTTCGGCGCCACCGAGGCCGTCAACTACGGCAAGCACGATCTGCGCGAGCAGGTGATGACGGTGACCGGCGGCGACGGTGTCGACGTGCTGTTCGATCCCGTCGGCGGGGCGCTGTTCGAGCAGGCGCGCCGGTGCCTGGCCTGGAACGGCCGATACCTGGTCATCGGCTTCGCGGCGGGCGGGATCCCGGTGATGCCGGCCAACTACGCGCTGATCAAATCCATCTCGATGATCGGGGTGGCGTTCGGGATGTCGGCGGTCCGGGACCCGCAGATGAACCACGCGAATTTCGCGACGCTGTTCGGTTGGTACCGGCAGGGCCGGCTGCCGGTCGCCCCGTCGTCGATCATTGCGTTCGACGAGATCCCCGACGCCTGCGCGCAGATGTATAGCGGCGGCGGCGTCGGGAAAACCGTCGTTCGGGTTGAGCGGTGA
- a CDS encoding LLM class flavin-dependent oxidoreductase: MFTLRFDMRAPQIGAPATDLYAAALGMCAWAETRGCIAAVICEHHVSEDGYLPTPTVLASAIAARTQRLALNLVVILPFYDPVRLAEEMVVLDIISKGRASYVFGLGYRPEEYELFGLDITARGRIADRNLGVLRPLVAGREAEIDGRRVQITPAPHTPGGPMMMWGGGSMAAARRAGRYGLPLLAQTNLPGMREAYEAACREHGNPVGFALLPARDTPSVMFVADDVDAAWQELGPHLLHDASTYAGWNPGNQTSAGFTHVETIEELRATSRSHRILSVDETVAHLRAGGMLNLSPLCGGTPPEIAWPYLQRVVDEVLPAVSG, translated from the coding sequence ATGTTCACGCTTCGATTCGACATGCGGGCCCCACAGATCGGCGCCCCGGCGACCGACCTCTACGCGGCGGCGCTGGGCATGTGCGCGTGGGCCGAGACCCGGGGCTGTATTGCGGCCGTCATCTGCGAGCACCACGTCTCCGAGGACGGCTATCTGCCCACGCCGACCGTCCTGGCGTCGGCGATCGCCGCCCGCACGCAGCGGCTGGCGCTGAACCTGGTGGTCATCCTGCCGTTCTACGACCCGGTCCGGCTCGCCGAGGAGATGGTGGTCCTCGACATCATCAGCAAGGGCCGGGCGTCGTATGTGTTCGGCCTCGGGTACCGGCCCGAGGAGTACGAGCTGTTCGGGCTGGACATCACCGCGCGCGGGCGCATCGCGGACCGCAACCTCGGTGTGCTCCGGCCCCTGGTGGCCGGCCGAGAAGCCGAGATCGACGGCCGGCGGGTGCAGATCACGCCGGCGCCGCACACGCCCGGCGGCCCCATGATGATGTGGGGCGGTGGGTCGATGGCGGCTGCCCGGCGCGCCGGGCGTTATGGGCTGCCCCTGCTCGCGCAGACCAACCTGCCCGGCATGCGGGAGGCTTACGAGGCCGCCTGCCGCGAGCACGGCAACCCCGTCGGCTTCGCCTTGCTGCCGGCCCGTGACACCCCGTCGGTGATGTTCGTGGCCGATGACGTGGACGCCGCCTGGCAGGAACTGGGTCCGCATCTGCTGCACGACGCCAGCACCTACGCGGGGTGGAATCCGGGCAACCAGACCTCGGCCGGGTTCACCCACGTCGAGACGATCGAAGAACTCCGCGCAACGTCCCGGTCACACCGGATCCTCAGCGTCGACGAGACCGTCGCGCATCTGCGGGCCGGCGGCATGCTGAACCTGTCACCGCTGTGCGGCGGGACGCCTCCGGAGATCGCCTGGCCGTATCTGCAGCGGGTGGTCGACGAGGTGCTGCCCGCGGTTTCCGGGTAG
- a CDS encoding acyl-CoA dehydrogenase family protein — translation MPDYLSTGNLPDEYAQLARTVRDFAQSVVAPVAAKHDAEHSFPYEVVAGMAEMGLFGLPFPESYGGMGGDYFALCLALEELGKVDQSVAITLEAGVSLGAMPIYRFGNEDQKQQWLPLLTSGTALGAFGLTEAGGGSDAGATKTTARLDDGHWVINGSKQFITNSGTDITRLVTVTAVTGGTPDRPEISSILVPVPTKGFTAGPAYDKVGWNASDTHPLSFDDVRVPEENLLGERGRGYANFLRILDEGRIAIAALSVGVAQGCVDESVRYAKERSAFGRPIGKYQAIEFKLARMQVRAQAARTAYYDAAALMLAGKPFKTEAAVAKLVASEAAMDNARDATQIHGGYGFMNEYAVARHYRDSKILEIGEGTTEVQLMIIARQMGL, via the coding sequence CCGCGACTTCGCTCAATCCGTCGTCGCCCCGGTCGCGGCCAAACACGATGCCGAGCACAGCTTCCCGTACGAGGTGGTCGCCGGGATGGCCGAGATGGGACTGTTCGGCCTGCCGTTCCCCGAGTCCTACGGCGGCATGGGTGGTGACTACTTCGCGCTGTGTTTGGCGCTGGAGGAACTCGGCAAGGTCGACCAGAGTGTCGCCATCACCCTGGAAGCCGGGGTATCCCTCGGCGCGATGCCGATCTACCGGTTCGGCAACGAGGACCAGAAGCAGCAGTGGCTGCCGCTGCTGACCAGCGGTACCGCGCTGGGTGCGTTCGGGCTGACGGAGGCCGGCGGCGGCAGCGACGCCGGGGCCACCAAGACCACCGCCCGCCTCGACGACGGGCACTGGGTGATCAACGGCTCCAAGCAGTTCATCACCAACTCCGGCACCGACATCACCCGCCTGGTGACCGTCACCGCGGTGACCGGCGGAACCCCGGACCGGCCGGAGATCTCCTCGATCCTGGTTCCGGTGCCGACCAAGGGATTCACCGCCGGACCCGCCTACGACAAGGTCGGCTGGAACGCGTCGGACACCCACCCGCTGAGTTTCGACGACGTCCGGGTACCCGAGGAGAACCTGCTCGGCGAACGCGGCCGCGGCTACGCGAACTTCCTGCGCATTCTCGACGAGGGCCGGATCGCGATCGCGGCGCTGTCGGTGGGGGTCGCGCAGGGCTGCGTCGACGAGAGCGTGCGCTACGCCAAGGAACGCTCGGCGTTCGGCCGGCCGATCGGCAAATACCAGGCCATCGAGTTCAAGCTGGCCCGCATGCAGGTTCGCGCCCAGGCCGCCCGCACCGCCTACTACGACGCCGCGGCCCTGATGCTGGCCGGCAAGCCGTTCAAGACCGAGGCCGCGGTGGCCAAGCTGGTGGCCAGCGAGGCCGCCATGGACAATGCCCGCGACGCCACCCAGATCCACGGCGGCTACGGGTTCATGAACGAATACGCCGTCGCGCGCCACTACCGCGACAGCAAGATCCTGGAGATCGGCGAGGGCACAACGGAAGTCCAGCTGATGATCATCGCCCGCCAGATGGGTCTGTAA